DNA sequence from the Colletotrichum destructivum chromosome 9, complete sequence genome:
CAGCCTCCGCACGCCCATAACAAGTAAGTTCAGCCACCGGGCAATTCCGGTGACAAAGTGAGCCCCTCCACGACAGTTACCCATGCCACAGCTCAAGTGGAACTACGTCCTGTTTCATTCTTAGCGCGTTGGAGGATCATCAAGGAACCCACCCACCTATCAAGGGCGTTTCGATCTCCAGGGAGACTGAAAGGTTTAGCCTCGTCAAGTCCAAGGTCACACTCAACCACGCAACACAAACAGTAAAGAGCAACCTGAAAATACACACGTACATCACAGTGGACTCAGCAGGCCATGTGGACAACTATACAGTTACCGTCAATCACGCATAGGAAAGAACAGGTAGGCATTTGAGGGTACTAGTTGTCCAGAGgtgacaagaagaaggctgtTAACAAGCCTCTGCAGATAAAGAAAACAACAAGAGCAAAGAAGTCATTTCCTGCTAACACAAGCAACAAAACTGAAGCGGCTATGCGCGTGTTGACAACAATGAGATTAATGTAGGGGGTTCAAGTTGTTATATAATGAAGACAATTAGCTATCAAACTAACGAACCCACATCCAGAGAACTCTCCAGTCTCGTCCTCTTAATTTCCAACTATTTTTAGAAAGCTTGATGAAGCAAACATGCATTCAATTGGCAGCTGAACTTTCTTCAACTTCTAttattttctttttcttcttctttcttgccTTCTTCCTGGTTTTTACATAAGAATCTAAATGTCAAAGCTAGACATCAAATGTAACCTTGTAGGTAGATACTAACCTATTCAGAAAGCTGTACATATATATCAAAGACGTTAAATATTAACGCCAGTACGTCTCTGAAATTGGTCGACGCAATAGGGAAATTGTGATAGATCAAGGTTGAGAGCGTGTACGAAGGAGAGTACTGGTTGGGGAGGAAGCTAACTGCTGTAGGTGGAGAGATTGGCTGCAGAAGCCCACAGGCTAAACACCTTTCAAAATCACCAGCAGGCTTACAAGGTCTGCACACTTTCAATCACTTGCATACTCTAATGCTAAGTTCAAAAGGGTTATTACGTATGCTAAAGTTACAGATCTCGTCGATTGAATAGAAGTCTAATAATACCACTAGTATGGATTTCGGGTTATCGGCATACTGGGGTCACAACTTTCCAATGGGAAGGCGTATCGTTCAAACAGCATACAAGATACAAGACTTTCCAGCGTCCAACAGATGGTATATGACAATCAAGGGGCAGAACCATGGGGCTCCGAGCTAGGAGCGTAACATGCAGTCTAAGCCTTATAGGAAACAAGCACCAGAGGTGGGTTCAACTGCCGACGGATTTGACCAGGTGGTCCACGACGGTCCATCCGAGTGCCAAATACTCTCAGCAACGTAAGTGGCAGCAAAGACCTCTATCTCTCCCCATCACAAGCCTATCATAGAATCGAATTTTCCTAGAGATAACGTTTTTCTTGTGTTCCCCTAAGCGGAAAAAGCGACGCGAGGCGTTGGCTACTTTGTGTTTCTGCAGGCGTATATAACCACCCCCCATGTGGGGACAACTGAATGCGAAGTGCGAAGTGCGAGAAGCGAACAGCAGAACACGAGCATCGGTCCCTTAAAAGAGAAGCCCAGAGCTTGCAGCAATGGCCACGAGAAAGTACATATATATCATGAAGAATAGATCTTTACGGATCTCTGGCACCTCACCTCCTATTCTCTTACATCTTTGTATCCTACTACACCTTCCAGCCATCAGAATCTCGCAACGCATAATAACCTTCGTCCAAAGAAAATGGCGTCCAACCTCTACAAATACTCTCCCTCAGGGGCAGCCGCCATGATTTTCCTCATCGGGTTCGTTGTTGGAGGCGCGTGGCACGCCTTTATCATCGTCCGCAAGCGATCTTGGTACTTTACACCTATGCTCATCGGTTGCATCTGTAAGTTGACTTTGCAGATTGGAGTACACTGTCTTGATGAATATCACACTAAATTGTCTCTTAGTGGAGCTAGTTGGCTATCTTGCCCGCTTTCTATCATCGAGTTCCCCCACCAACATGGCCTTCTTCATGATCCAGACCCTCTGCCTCCTCGTCGCAcccgccctcttcgccgcctcgaTCTACATGGTACTCGGTCGTCTTGTTCTATACCTCCGCTGCGAGTCCCTCTCTCCAATCCGACCGTCGCGTCTCACAAAAATATTCGTTGttggcgacgtcgtctcTTTCCTGGTACAGATCATGGGTGCCGGTTTGttggcgagcagcagctcaaTGAACACGGGCAAGACGGTCATTCTGCTGGGTTTGGCGGTCCAGATCATCTTCTTCGCGCTTTTCGTTTCTGCAACGGCTGTTTTCCACAAGAGGTTGTTGAAACAAGTGCCCCCCGTTGTACTTGGAGAGGAGGCCTATGAAGGCTTGAAGAGATTTTACAGCGGTTGGAGGGGCGTTTTGAACGTGCTGTACATTGCCAGTGGACTCATCTTCGTGCGGTCTCTTTTCAGGCTTGTTGAGTACGTGCAGGGACACGATGGGGTGTTGCTCAACACCGAAGTCTACCTGTACATCTTCGACGCGCTGTTGATGCTTGGCGTCGTGGCTGTCACAGCAATATTCCACCCCGCCAAGTATGTCCCAAGCAAGAAAAGCCTCTCGAGTATGCAGGATATGGACATGGAGTAATATTTACTTTTGGAGGATGAGATTTTGTCCGCGAAAAGAAGAGGGATTGATGTATTGTAGGGACTAATAGTTGGAGGACACGGTAACTAAGCTCATCTCCTATCGTCATGCTTAATATAATTACTCAAAAATCCTTGATCGACGCCTGCATTATCTAAACTTCCAGTGGGCAGTAGTCCGGTCAGAAACTCCGTCAACAGATCTGTATCCCTCACTCGCACAGCGACCTTGGGAGCCGCCAGGTACGCGACCCAGTCTGGcccgacggcagcagcaatcTTCGTCAAGTCTCTGGGTCCTACATCCTCGTAAACCCAGCTCTGCGGCAACCACTGGAAGAATGCGAGATAGTATCCCATCACAACCAGAGCCCGCGCCCGTTCTTGGCGGGCCATGTCGACAAACCCGGAGGAGACAAACACATATGGCCATGCCCTGACCTTGAATGCGACACATGGCGGGCTGGGGCTGTAGGCTAAGCCACTGCAGACCGGACAAGCCAATGCCCCAAACAGCTTGCCGATTCCCAAGACCGCGCGGCGCAGATCGTTAAGATAACACCAATCCTCGTCATTTTCAGTTATGTCGAGTACCTTTTCCAGATCGAGTGGAATCGCCACGGGGCATTGATGATCGAGTGCCACGTCCCAGCCGGTCTGCGTCCTCTCTTCGCCACCTTTAGACGGAGCCATCATTCCCCGACGCGGCAAGATCGCACGCGGCCCGATGGTCAAAGCCAGCCAATTTGTCAACCAGATGCCCTCGTAGCCAGAAAGCCGATCAGCGGCCAGGGCCGTCATCGCCAGCAAAACGGACGTTGCGACGACAGCGCGGGAGTGATCTCCCGAAGCGTGCGTTAGCTGTTGGCGCAACCGACACATTGCCCGATCTCGATACATCGTCACAGGCGGCAGGTTGTCGACCACCGCTAGACTTGTCTCAGTGCTGGCCATGTGGAGCAACGAGACGGAAAGAATCCCGTCCATGAGAAAGTGGTTCTGGAAGGCGAGTTTGGGGACATCCACACGAAGAGAGTGGGATGCGATGTCTCTAAGTTGAAAAGCCTTTGTGAAAGAGTCGACAGTGAAGCAGTTATAGTGATGCAGGAGGCGAAGCTGGAGCATTTCTTGGCGGGTATATGTCAACTCAAGACTCAAAGTCATTGTCTCCTCTGCGGTGGTTGTTGAGAGTGATGTCTGCTGGTCGTCGTGCTTGTTTGGAGGGCTTCCCGCCGCGACAGAGTTGGTCTGACGAGCGTTATGCAGAGGGTTGCCACACGATTTGCGACCCCGAGCTTGCGAGCGTTCGTCTGATGCATTGTAATGACACCGAGTTTGGCGTCTTTCGCAAGCCGAACAACTTGGTTTACGTTCGTCGCACTGCCATGTGCGGGCAATAGTCAGCAAGGTGCCATGGCCAAGCACAATTGACGGAGTCGAGAGGCGTTGAAACTGAACAGTAGTTCTAACACAGTCATACCTTCACCCGCCTGGTCTTGCAATCGATGCATCCGTTTCTTGACTTGGTGTGGTGGCGAATGATAATACTCGGCTTGGCAGGGAGAGTTTCTGACAGTGAGGGCTTCATGGTAACACCGAAAACACTTGATCAGAATCGAGATCACGATAGGCGTCGCTGCAAATGATGAAGCGATTGTACTAGAACGAGTGATCCGGATTTCTTGCTCTTCAACAACAGGAAAGTTACTGATGGTGAGATGTTA
Encoded proteins:
- a CDS encoding Putative RTA-like protein, giving the protein MASNLYKYSPSGAAAMIFLIGFVVGGAWHAFIIVRKRSWYFTPMLIGCILELVGYLARFLSSSSPTNMAFFMIQTLCLLVAPALFAASIYMVLGRLVLYLRCESLSPIRPSRLTKIFVVGDVVSFLVQIMGAGLLASSSSMNTGKTVILLGLAVQIIFFALFVSATAVFHKRLLKQVPPVVLGEEAYEGLKRFYSGWRGVLNVLYIASGLIFVRSLFRLVEYVQGHDGVLLNTEVYLYIFDALLMLGVVAVTAIFHPAKYVPSKKSLSSMQDMDME
- a CDS encoding Putative zn(2)Cys(6) fungal-type DNA-binding domain, fungal transcription factor, with the protein product MKPSLSETLPAKPSIIIRHHTKSRNGCIDCKTRRVKCDERKPSCSACERRQTRCHYNASDERSQARGRKSCGNPLHNARQTNSVAAGSPPNKHDDQQTSLSTTTAEETMTLSLELTYTRQEMLQLRLLHHYNCFTVDSFTKAFQLRDIASHSLRVDVPKLAFQNHFLMDGILSVSLLHMASTETSLAVVDNLPPVTMYRDRAMCRLRQQLTHASGDHSRAVVATSVLLAMTALAADRLSGYEGIWLTNWLALTIGPRAILPRRGMMAPSKGGEERTQTGWDVALDHQCPVAIPLDLEKVLDITENDEDWCYLNDLRRAVLGIGKLFGALACPVCSGLAYSPSPPCVAFKVRAWPYVFVSSGFVDMARQERARALVVMGYYLAFFQWLPQSWVYEDVGPRDLTKIAAAVGPDWVAYLAAPKVAVRVRDTDLLTEFLTGLLPTGSLDNAGVDQGFLSNYIKHDDRR